A genomic stretch from Canis lupus baileyi chromosome 3, mCanLup2.hap1, whole genome shotgun sequence includes:
- the NFRKB gene encoding nuclear factor related to kappa-B-binding protein isoform X1, translating into MDSLDHMLTDPLELGPCGDGHGTRIMEDCLLGGTRVSLPEDLLEDPEIFFDVVSLSTWQEVLSDSQREHLQQFLPHFPEDSFEQQNQLILALFSGENFRFGNPLHIAQKLFRDGHFNPEVVKYRQLCFKSQYKRYLTSQQQYFHRLLKQILASRSDLLEMARRSGPALPFRQKRPSPSRTPEEREWRTQQRYLKVLREVKEECGDTDLSSDEEATLDLQEKFSFEDLSSWLPSSPARSPSPAVPLRVVPTLSTTDMKTADKIELGDSDLKIMLKKHHEKRKHQPDHPDLLTGDLTLNDIMTRVNAGRKGSLAALYDLAVLKKKVKEKEEKKKKKIKLIKSEAEDLAEPLSSADGIPPLSQAPSPLAIPAIKEEPLEDLKPCLGINEISSSFFSLLLEILLLEGQASLPMLEERVLDWQSSPASSLNSWFSAAPNWAELVLPALQYLAGESRAVPSSFSPFVEFKEKTQQWKLLGQSQDNEKELAALFQLWLETKDQAFCKQENEDSSDATTPVPRVRTDYVVRPSTGEEKRVFQEQERYRYSQPHKAFTFRMHGFESVVGPVKGVFDKETSLNKAREHSLLRSDRPAYVTILSLVRDAAARLPNGEGTRAEICELLKDSQFLAPDVTSTQVNTVVSGALDRLHYEKDPCVKYDIGRKLWIYLHRDRSEEEFERIHQAQAAAAKARKALQQKPKPPSKVKSGSKESSLKVLGSGPSEQSQMSLSDSSMPPTPVTPVTPTTPALPATPISPPPVSSVNKSGPTTVSEPAKSSSGVLLVSSPTMPQLGTMLSPASSQTPPNSQAAARVVSHSGSAGLPQVRVVAQPGLPTVTQQSAGPAQTLPQMPAGPQIRVPATATQTKVVPQTVMATVPVKAQTAAATVQRPGPGQAGLTMTSLPATASPASKPATSSPGSSAPSASTAAVIQNVTGQNIIKQVAITGQLGVKPQAGNSIPLTATNFRIQGKDVLRLPPSSITTDAKGQTVLRITPDMMATLAKSQVTTVKLTQDLFGTGSGSGGKGISATLHVTSNPVHATDSPAKASSASAPSSTPTGTTVVKVTPDLKPTEASSSAFRLMPALGVSVADQKGKNTVASSEAKPAATIRIVQGLGVMPPKAGQTITVATHAKQGSSVASGSGTVHTSAVSLPSMNAAVSKTVAVASGAASTPISIGTGASAVRQVPVSTTVVSTSQAGKLPTRITVPLSVISQPMKGKSVVTAPIIKGSLGANLSGLGRNIILTTMPAGTKLIAGNKPVSFLTAQQLQQLQQQGQATQVRIQTVPASHLQQGTASGSSKAVSTVVVTTAPSPKQAPEQQ; encoded by the exons ATGGATTCCTTGGACCATATGCTGACGGATCCCCTGGAACTGGGTCCATGTGGAGATGGCCATGGCACACGTATTATGGAGGACTGCCTCCTGGGGGGCACCAGGGTTAGTCTGCCCGAGGACCTTCTGGAGGAC CCTGAGATATTCTTTGATGTAGTCAGCCTCTCAACATGGCAAGAAGTATTAAGTGACTCTCAGCGTGAACACCTCCAGCAGTTTCTGCCTCACTTTCCTGAAGACAGTTTTGAGCAGCAAAATCAGCTCATCCTagccctgttcagtggggagaaCTTCCGCTTTGGGAACCCTCTGCACATTGCCCAGAAACTTTTCCGAG ATGGACACTTTAACCCAGAAGTGGTCAAGTACCGACAGCTGTGCTTCAAATCCCAGTACAAGCGCTACCTCACCTCCCAGCAGCAGTATTTCCATAGGCTGCTGAAGCAGATCCTGGCTTCCCGGAGT GACCTCCTGGAGATGGCCCGACGAagtggcccagccctgcccttccGCCAGAAGCGCCCTTCGCCATCCCGCACACCTGAGGAGCGGGAGTGGCGGACCCAGCAGCGCTACTTGAAGGTCTTGAGGGAAGTGAAGGAGGAGTGTGGTGACACAGACCTGTCATCTGATGAGGAGG CCACGTTGGATTTacaagaaaaattttcttttgaagatcTCAGCTCATGGCTTCCGAGCTCTCCAGCGCGTTCTCCTAGCCCTGCGGTGCCCCTGAGGGTGGTGCCCACGCTTTCAACTACGGATATGAAAACTGCAG ATAAAATAGAACTGGGGGACAGTGACCTGAAGATAATGTTAAAGAAGCACCATGAGAAGCGGAAACACCAACCA GATCATCCGGACCTTTTGACAGGGGACCTGACTCTCAATGACATCATGACTCGAGTAAACGCTGGCAGGAAGGGCTCTCTAGCAG CTCTGTATGACTTGGCTGtccttaaaaaaaaggttaaggaaaaagaggagaaaaagaagaaaaaaataaaactgatcaaATCAGAGGCAGAGGATTTGGCCGAACCATTAAGCAGTGCCGACGGGATCCCACCTCTCTCACAGGCCCCTTCTCCGCTGGCTATACCTGCTATCAAGGAGGA gCCTCTTGAAGACCTCAAGCCTTGCCTTGGAATCAATGAAATATCTTccagtttcttctcccttctattAGAGATCTTGCTGCTAGAGGGGCAGGCTAGTCTTCCTATG CTGGAGGAACGGGTTTTGGATTGGCAGTCCTCTCCAGCCAGCTCCCTTAACAGCTGGTTCTCTGCGGCGCCCAACTGGGCAGAGTTGGTGTTACCAGCCCTGCAGTATCTTGCTGGGGAAAGTCGTG CTGTACCTTCCAGTTTCTCTCCGTTTGTTGAATTCAAAGAGAAAACCCAGCAGTGGAAATTGCTTG gTCAATCTCAAGATAATGAAAAGGAATTAGCTGCACTCTTCCAGCTGTGGCTAGAAACCAAAGACCAGGCTTTCTGTAAG caagaaaatgaagacagttCAGATGCCACAACACCTGTTCCTCGGGT AAGAACGGACTATGTGGTGCGGCCCAGCACGGGGGAGGAGAAACGAGTTTTTCAGGAGCAG GAGCGTTACAGATACAGCCAACCCCATAAGGCGTTCACCTTTCGCATGCATGGCTTCGAGTCTGTAGTAGGGCCTGTGAAGGGTGTTTTTGACAAAGAGACCTCACTCAACAAGGCTCGGGAGCACTCCCTGCTGCGTTCTGACCGGCCTGCCTATGTCACCATCCTGTCTCTTG TTCGAGACGCTGCGGCCCGGCTGCCTAACGGGGAAGGTACCCGGGCAGAGATCTGCGAACTGCTCAAGGACTCCCAGTTCCTCGCACCAGATGTCACCAGCACTCAG GTGAACACAGTAGTGAGTGGGGCACTGGATCGGCTGCATTATGAAAAAGACCCGTGTGTGAAATACGACATTGGGCGAAAGCTGTGGATCTACCTGCATCGAGACCGGAGCGAGGAGGAGTTCG AGCGGATTCACCAAGCACAAGCAGCTGCGGCTAAAGCCAGAAAAGCCCTTCAGCAAAAACCCAAGCCCCCATCCAAGGTG AAATCCGGTAGCAAGGAGAGTTCCCTGAAGGTCCTTGGCAGCGGCCCCTCCGAGCAGAGCCAGATGAGCCTCAGTGACTCCagcatgccccccaccccagtcacaCCTGTGACCCCCACCACTCCAGCTTTGCCTGCCACTCCGATCTCCCCTCCCCCcgtgtcatctgtgaacaaaagTGGTCCTACTACTGTCTCAGAACCAGCTAAGTCTAGCTCAGG TGTCCTCCTGGTGTCTTCACCAACAATGCCACAGCTGGGAACCATGCTTTCCCCGGCTTCCAGCCAGACTCCACCAAACTCTCAGGCCGCTGCCCGCGTTGTGAGCCACTCTGGCTCGGCTGGACTACCCCAGGTGCGGGTGGTGGCGCAGCCTGGCCTTCCTACTGTGACTCAGCAGTCTGCAGGGCCAGCACAGACGCTGCCGCAGATGCCAGCGGGACCACAGATTCGCGTTCCAGCCACTGCTACTCAGACCAAAGTCGTGCCCCAG ACAGTAATGGCCACCGTTCCAGTCAAAGCCCAGACCGCGGCGGCCACTGTGCAGCGGCCTGGACCTGGGCAAGCAGGGCTCACGATGACAAGTCTCCCTGCCACGGCCAGCCCCGCGAGCAAGCCGGCCACGAGTTCTCCCGGGAGCTCTGCTCCGAGTGCTTCCACAGCTGCTGTCATTCAGAATGTCACAGGACAGAACATCATCAAGCAG GTGGCAATCACTGGGCAGCTCGGCGTGAAGCCCCAGGCGGGCAACAGCATTCCGCTCACGGCCACTAACTTCCGCATCCAGGGTAAGGATGTCTTGCGACTGCCGCCCTCTTCCATCACGACAGATGCCAAAGGCCAGACGGTTCTGCGAATCACTCCGGACATGATGGCCACGTTGGCCAAGTCCCAGGTCACCACCGTCAAATTGACTCAGGACCTCTTTGGGACAGGAAGTGGCTCTGGGGGCAAGGGCATTTCTGCTACCTTGCACGTCACCTCCAATCCAGTCCATGCCACGGACAGCCCTGCCAAGGCCAGCTCAGCCAGTGCCCCTTCATCCACTCCAACAGGTACCACCGTGGTTAAAGTGACTCCTGACCTCAAGCCAACAGAAGCCTCAAGTTCAGCTTTTCGCTTGATGCCAGCACTTGGTGTGAGTGTGGCAGACCAGAAGGGGAAAAACACAGTGGCTTCTTCAGAAGCGAAACCAGCTGCCACGATCCGCATCGTGCAGGGCCTGGGAGTGATGCCCCCCAAAGCAGGTCAGACCATCACAGTCGCAACCCATGCCAAGCAGGGGTCCTCAGTGGCCAGTGGGTCTGGAACTGTCCATACTTCTGCGGTGTCCTTGCCCAGTATGAATGCTGCTGTGTCCAAGACTGTGGCCGTGGCCTCCGGGGCTGCAAGCACCCCCATCAGCATCGGGACAGGCGCCTCTGCCGTACGGCAGGTCCCGGTCAGCACCACGGTTGTTTCCACGTCCCAGGCT gggaAGCTGCCTACGCGGATCACGGTTCCACTGTCTGTCATCAGCCAGCCTATGAAGGGCAAAAGCGTGGTCACGGCCCCCATCATCAAAGGCAGCCTTGGAGCCAA CCTCAGTGGGTTGGGCCGCAATATCATCCTCACCACCATGCCCGCGGGTACTAAGCTCATTGCTGGCAATAAGCCTGTTAGTTTCCTCACTGCCCAGCAGTTGCAGCAGCTTCAGCAGCAAGGTCAGGCCACACAG GTGCGCATCCAGACTGTCCCCGCATCCCATCTTCAACAGGGAACAGCTTCTGGTTCCTCCAAAGCAGTC
- the NFRKB gene encoding nuclear factor related to kappa-B-binding protein isoform X2 yields MDSLDHMLTDPLELGPCGDGHGTRIMEDCLLGGTRVSLPEDLLEDPEIFFDVVSLSTWQEVLSDSQREHLQQFLPHFPEDSFEQQNQLILALFSGENFRFGNPLHIAQKLFRDGHFNPEVVKYRQLCFKSQYKRYLTSQQQYFHRLLKQILASRSDLLEMARRSGPALPFRQKRPSPSRTPEEREWRTQQRYLKVLREVKEECGDTDLSSDEEDLSSWLPSSPARSPSPAVPLRVVPTLSTTDMKTADKIELGDSDLKIMLKKHHEKRKHQPDHPDLLTGDLTLNDIMTRVNAGRKGSLAALYDLAVLKKKVKEKEEKKKKKIKLIKSEAEDLAEPLSSADGIPPLSQAPSPLAIPAIKEEPLEDLKPCLGINEISSSFFSLLLEILLLEGQASLPMLEERVLDWQSSPASSLNSWFSAAPNWAELVLPALQYLAGESRAVPSSFSPFVEFKEKTQQWKLLGQSQDNEKELAALFQLWLETKDQAFCKQENEDSSDATTPVPRVRTDYVVRPSTGEEKRVFQEQERYRYSQPHKAFTFRMHGFESVVGPVKGVFDKETSLNKAREHSLLRSDRPAYVTILSLVRDAAARLPNGEGTRAEICELLKDSQFLAPDVTSTQVNTVVSGALDRLHYEKDPCVKYDIGRKLWIYLHRDRSEEEFERIHQAQAAAAKARKALQQKPKPPSKVKSGSKESSLKVLGSGPSEQSQMSLSDSSMPPTPVTPVTPTTPALPATPISPPPVSSVNKSGPTTVSEPAKSSSGVLLVSSPTMPQLGTMLSPASSQTPPNSQAAARVVSHSGSAGLPQVRVVAQPGLPTVTQQSAGPAQTLPQMPAGPQIRVPATATQTKVVPQTVMATVPVKAQTAAATVQRPGPGQAGLTMTSLPATASPASKPATSSPGSSAPSASTAAVIQNVTGQNIIKQVAITGQLGVKPQAGNSIPLTATNFRIQGKDVLRLPPSSITTDAKGQTVLRITPDMMATLAKSQVTTVKLTQDLFGTGSGSGGKGISATLHVTSNPVHATDSPAKASSASAPSSTPTGTTVVKVTPDLKPTEASSSAFRLMPALGVSVADQKGKNTVASSEAKPAATIRIVQGLGVMPPKAGQTITVATHAKQGSSVASGSGTVHTSAVSLPSMNAAVSKTVAVASGAASTPISIGTGASAVRQVPVSTTVVSTSQAGKLPTRITVPLSVISQPMKGKSVVTAPIIKGSLGANLSGLGRNIILTTMPAGTKLIAGNKPVSFLTAQQLQQLQQQGQATQVRIQTVPASHLQQGTASGSSKAVSTVVVTTAPSPKQAPEQQ; encoded by the exons ATGGATTCCTTGGACCATATGCTGACGGATCCCCTGGAACTGGGTCCATGTGGAGATGGCCATGGCACACGTATTATGGAGGACTGCCTCCTGGGGGGCACCAGGGTTAGTCTGCCCGAGGACCTTCTGGAGGAC CCTGAGATATTCTTTGATGTAGTCAGCCTCTCAACATGGCAAGAAGTATTAAGTGACTCTCAGCGTGAACACCTCCAGCAGTTTCTGCCTCACTTTCCTGAAGACAGTTTTGAGCAGCAAAATCAGCTCATCCTagccctgttcagtggggagaaCTTCCGCTTTGGGAACCCTCTGCACATTGCCCAGAAACTTTTCCGAG ATGGACACTTTAACCCAGAAGTGGTCAAGTACCGACAGCTGTGCTTCAAATCCCAGTACAAGCGCTACCTCACCTCCCAGCAGCAGTATTTCCATAGGCTGCTGAAGCAGATCCTGGCTTCCCGGAGT GACCTCCTGGAGATGGCCCGACGAagtggcccagccctgcccttccGCCAGAAGCGCCCTTCGCCATCCCGCACACCTGAGGAGCGGGAGTGGCGGACCCAGCAGCGCTACTTGAAGGTCTTGAGGGAAGTGAAGGAGGAGTGTGGTGACACAGACCTGTCATCTGATGAGGAGG atcTCAGCTCATGGCTTCCGAGCTCTCCAGCGCGTTCTCCTAGCCCTGCGGTGCCCCTGAGGGTGGTGCCCACGCTTTCAACTACGGATATGAAAACTGCAG ATAAAATAGAACTGGGGGACAGTGACCTGAAGATAATGTTAAAGAAGCACCATGAGAAGCGGAAACACCAACCA GATCATCCGGACCTTTTGACAGGGGACCTGACTCTCAATGACATCATGACTCGAGTAAACGCTGGCAGGAAGGGCTCTCTAGCAG CTCTGTATGACTTGGCTGtccttaaaaaaaaggttaaggaaaaagaggagaaaaagaagaaaaaaataaaactgatcaaATCAGAGGCAGAGGATTTGGCCGAACCATTAAGCAGTGCCGACGGGATCCCACCTCTCTCACAGGCCCCTTCTCCGCTGGCTATACCTGCTATCAAGGAGGA gCCTCTTGAAGACCTCAAGCCTTGCCTTGGAATCAATGAAATATCTTccagtttcttctcccttctattAGAGATCTTGCTGCTAGAGGGGCAGGCTAGTCTTCCTATG CTGGAGGAACGGGTTTTGGATTGGCAGTCCTCTCCAGCCAGCTCCCTTAACAGCTGGTTCTCTGCGGCGCCCAACTGGGCAGAGTTGGTGTTACCAGCCCTGCAGTATCTTGCTGGGGAAAGTCGTG CTGTACCTTCCAGTTTCTCTCCGTTTGTTGAATTCAAAGAGAAAACCCAGCAGTGGAAATTGCTTG gTCAATCTCAAGATAATGAAAAGGAATTAGCTGCACTCTTCCAGCTGTGGCTAGAAACCAAAGACCAGGCTTTCTGTAAG caagaaaatgaagacagttCAGATGCCACAACACCTGTTCCTCGGGT AAGAACGGACTATGTGGTGCGGCCCAGCACGGGGGAGGAGAAACGAGTTTTTCAGGAGCAG GAGCGTTACAGATACAGCCAACCCCATAAGGCGTTCACCTTTCGCATGCATGGCTTCGAGTCTGTAGTAGGGCCTGTGAAGGGTGTTTTTGACAAAGAGACCTCACTCAACAAGGCTCGGGAGCACTCCCTGCTGCGTTCTGACCGGCCTGCCTATGTCACCATCCTGTCTCTTG TTCGAGACGCTGCGGCCCGGCTGCCTAACGGGGAAGGTACCCGGGCAGAGATCTGCGAACTGCTCAAGGACTCCCAGTTCCTCGCACCAGATGTCACCAGCACTCAG GTGAACACAGTAGTGAGTGGGGCACTGGATCGGCTGCATTATGAAAAAGACCCGTGTGTGAAATACGACATTGGGCGAAAGCTGTGGATCTACCTGCATCGAGACCGGAGCGAGGAGGAGTTCG AGCGGATTCACCAAGCACAAGCAGCTGCGGCTAAAGCCAGAAAAGCCCTTCAGCAAAAACCCAAGCCCCCATCCAAGGTG AAATCCGGTAGCAAGGAGAGTTCCCTGAAGGTCCTTGGCAGCGGCCCCTCCGAGCAGAGCCAGATGAGCCTCAGTGACTCCagcatgccccccaccccagtcacaCCTGTGACCCCCACCACTCCAGCTTTGCCTGCCACTCCGATCTCCCCTCCCCCcgtgtcatctgtgaacaaaagTGGTCCTACTACTGTCTCAGAACCAGCTAAGTCTAGCTCAGG TGTCCTCCTGGTGTCTTCACCAACAATGCCACAGCTGGGAACCATGCTTTCCCCGGCTTCCAGCCAGACTCCACCAAACTCTCAGGCCGCTGCCCGCGTTGTGAGCCACTCTGGCTCGGCTGGACTACCCCAGGTGCGGGTGGTGGCGCAGCCTGGCCTTCCTACTGTGACTCAGCAGTCTGCAGGGCCAGCACAGACGCTGCCGCAGATGCCAGCGGGACCACAGATTCGCGTTCCAGCCACTGCTACTCAGACCAAAGTCGTGCCCCAG ACAGTAATGGCCACCGTTCCAGTCAAAGCCCAGACCGCGGCGGCCACTGTGCAGCGGCCTGGACCTGGGCAAGCAGGGCTCACGATGACAAGTCTCCCTGCCACGGCCAGCCCCGCGAGCAAGCCGGCCACGAGTTCTCCCGGGAGCTCTGCTCCGAGTGCTTCCACAGCTGCTGTCATTCAGAATGTCACAGGACAGAACATCATCAAGCAG GTGGCAATCACTGGGCAGCTCGGCGTGAAGCCCCAGGCGGGCAACAGCATTCCGCTCACGGCCACTAACTTCCGCATCCAGGGTAAGGATGTCTTGCGACTGCCGCCCTCTTCCATCACGACAGATGCCAAAGGCCAGACGGTTCTGCGAATCACTCCGGACATGATGGCCACGTTGGCCAAGTCCCAGGTCACCACCGTCAAATTGACTCAGGACCTCTTTGGGACAGGAAGTGGCTCTGGGGGCAAGGGCATTTCTGCTACCTTGCACGTCACCTCCAATCCAGTCCATGCCACGGACAGCCCTGCCAAGGCCAGCTCAGCCAGTGCCCCTTCATCCACTCCAACAGGTACCACCGTGGTTAAAGTGACTCCTGACCTCAAGCCAACAGAAGCCTCAAGTTCAGCTTTTCGCTTGATGCCAGCACTTGGTGTGAGTGTGGCAGACCAGAAGGGGAAAAACACAGTGGCTTCTTCAGAAGCGAAACCAGCTGCCACGATCCGCATCGTGCAGGGCCTGGGAGTGATGCCCCCCAAAGCAGGTCAGACCATCACAGTCGCAACCCATGCCAAGCAGGGGTCCTCAGTGGCCAGTGGGTCTGGAACTGTCCATACTTCTGCGGTGTCCTTGCCCAGTATGAATGCTGCTGTGTCCAAGACTGTGGCCGTGGCCTCCGGGGCTGCAAGCACCCCCATCAGCATCGGGACAGGCGCCTCTGCCGTACGGCAGGTCCCGGTCAGCACCACGGTTGTTTCCACGTCCCAGGCT gggaAGCTGCCTACGCGGATCACGGTTCCACTGTCTGTCATCAGCCAGCCTATGAAGGGCAAAAGCGTGGTCACGGCCCCCATCATCAAAGGCAGCCTTGGAGCCAA CCTCAGTGGGTTGGGCCGCAATATCATCCTCACCACCATGCCCGCGGGTACTAAGCTCATTGCTGGCAATAAGCCTGTTAGTTTCCTCACTGCCCAGCAGTTGCAGCAGCTTCAGCAGCAAGGTCAGGCCACACAG GTGCGCATCCAGACTGTCCCCGCATCCCATCTTCAACAGGGAACAGCTTCTGGTTCCTCCAAAGCAGTC